A genomic region of Notamacropus eugenii isolate mMacEug1 chromosome 3, mMacEug1.pri_v2, whole genome shotgun sequence contains the following coding sequences:
- the ATN1 gene encoding atrophin-1 isoform X1: protein MKTRQNKDSMSMRSGRKKEAPGPREELRLRGRASPGGVSTSSSDGKAEKSRQTAKKARAEECSTPKTSKQGRNEEISESESEETSAPKKTKTEQDLPRPQSPSDLDSLDGRSLNDDASSDPRDIDQDNRSTSPSIYSPGSVENDSDSSSGLSQGPAHPYHPPPLFPPSPLPPDSNPRPPEPGFEPHSSVPATDYHSAMESPGPRMFQAPPGPPPHSQLYSGGSGGSILSGPPLGPKGGGAAPPVGPPGGAKQHPPPTTPISLSGPGAGGPPPKPPPTPGGVGNPPPAPPAPFPHVAPNLPPPPALRPLNNAPASSPGLGVQPLPGHLPSPHAMGQGMGGLAPGPDKGASLAPSPHPIPPVSSSAPAPPLRYPYASSCSSAVSSSSSSSSAGPPYPASQALPSYPHSFPPPTSLSVSSQPPKYTQPSLPSQAVWSQGPPPPPYGRLLANSSNAHPAPFPAPGSGQAGGHPQAHHHHQQQPPQAPPPPPPQQQAPQQHPTGGTAAPPAPGPYPHGLEGGAHHNHPYSLSPSLGPLRPFAPGPAHLPPPHGQGPGPYGSQAGPGAAVTAASSSSSSSSSSSSQGPYPCSHASPSQGPAGAAPYAFPPVTSASATLSTVIATVASSPAAYKTASPPGPPPYAKRAPSPGAYKTATPPGYKPGSPPAFRTGTPPGYRGASPPAGPGAFKPGSPAVGPPGPGATPAAAPPLSAAQIKQEPAEEYEAPDSPAPPARSPSPAPKVVDVPSHASQSARFNKHLDRGFNSCARSDLYFVPLEGSKLAKKRADLVEKVRREAEQRAREEKEREREREREKEREREKERELERSVKLVQEGRAPVECPSLGPVPHRPPFEPGSAVATVPPYLGPDTPALRTLSEYARPHVMSPGNRNHPFYVPLGAVDPGLLGYNVPALYSSDPAAREREREARERDLRDRLKPGFEVKPGELEPLHGVPGPGLDPFPRHGGLALQPAPPGLHPFPFHPGLGPLERERLALAAGPALRPDMSYAERLAAERQHAERVAALGNDPLARLQMLNVTPHHHQHSHIHSHLHLHQQDAIHAASASVHPLIDPLASGSHLTRIPYPAGTLPNPLLPHPLHENEVLRHQLFATPYRDLPASLSAPMSAAHQLQAMHAQSAELQRLALEQQQWLHAHHPLHSVPLPAQEDYYSHLKKENDKPL, encoded by the exons ATGAAGACTCGACAGAACAAAGATTCA ATGTCAATGAGGAGTGGACGGAAGAAAGAGGCCCCTGGGCCAAGGGAAGAGCTGAGATTGAGGGGCCGGGCCTCCCCTGGTGGGGTCAGTACCTCCAGCAGTGATGGCAAAGCTGAGAAATCCAGGCAGACTGCCAAG AAGGCCCGAGCAGAAGAGTGCTCCACCCCAAAGACCAGCAAGCAGGGTCGTAATGAGGAGATCTCAGAGAGTGAAAGTGAGGAGACCAGTGCACCTAAGAAGACCAAAACTGAG CAGGACCTCCCACGACCGCAGTCACCCTCTGATCTAGACAGCCTAGATGGTCGAAGTTTGAATGATGATGCCAGCAGTGACCCAAGGGACATTGACCAGGACAACCGAAGCACATCCCCTAGCATCTACAGCCCTGGAAGTGTGGAAAATGATTCTGACTCATCTTCTGGCTTATCCCAGGGTCCAGCCCACCCTTATCATCCACCCCCGCTCTTTCcaccctctcccctacccccagatAGCAACCCTCGCCCTCCAGAGCCTGGCTTTGAACCTCATTCCTCAGTGCCGGCCACTGACTACCACTCTGCCATGGAGTCCCCAGGCCCTCGGATGTTCCAGGCCCCACCTGGACCCCCACCTCATTCACAGCTCTATTCTGGGGGTTCTGGGGGTAGCATCTTGTCTGGGCCTCCCTTAGGTCCCAAAGGGGGAGGGGCTGCCCCTCCTGTAGGACCTCCTGGTGGAGCTAAACAACATCCTCCACCCACCACCCCCATTTCCCTATCAGGCCCCGGAGCTGGTGGACCACCTCCTAAGCCACCTCCCACTCCTGGTGGGGTGGGTAACCCACCTCCTGCACCTCCGGCCCCCTTTCCCCACGTGGCACCCAACCTTCCACCTCCACCCGCCCTTCGGCCCCTCAATAATGCCCCCGCCTCATCTCCTGGCCTTGGGGTCCAGCCACTGCCCGGgcacctcccttccccccatgccATGGGGCAAGGCATGGGCGGACTCGCCCCTGGCCCAGATAAAGGCGCCAGCCTGGCCCcttcaccccaccccatccctccgGTCTCTTCCTCGGCCCCCGCTCCCCCGCTGAGGTACCCCTATGCCTCCTCCTGCAGCTCAGCTGTCTCTTCCAGTTCATCCTCATCCTCCGCGGGGCCCCCGTACCCGGCCTCCCAGGCGCTGCCCAGTTACCCGCACTCCTTTCCGCCGCCCACCAGCCTCTCCGTCTCCAGCCAGCCTCCCAAGTACACCCAGCCCTCGCTGCCCTCCCAGGCCGTGTGGAGTCAGggcccccctcctcctccctacgGCCGGCTCCTGGCCAACAGCAGCAACGCCCACCCGGCTCCCTTCCCCGCGCCCGGCTCGGGTCAGGCCGGCGGCCACCCCCAGGcccaccatcaccaccagcagcagccgcCACAGGCCCCACCACCTCCGCCCCCGCAGCAGCAGGCCCCGCAGCAGCATCCGACTGGGGGCACCGCGGCCCCGCCCGCCCCCGGGCCCTACCCGCACGGCCTCGAGGGCGGCGCCCACCACAACCACCCCTACTCCCTGTCGCCGTCCCTGGGCCCCCTGCGGCCCTTCGCGCCCGGGCCAGCGCACCTGCCGCCGCCCCACGGCCAGGGCCCCGGCCCCTATGGCAGCCAGGCGGGCCCGGGCGCCGCCGTCACGGCCGCCTCGTCCTCGTCCAGCTCCTCGTCCTCGTCCTCGTCGCAGGGGCCCTACCCTTGCTCCCACGCGTCGCCCTCCCAGGGCCCCGCCGGGGCCGCCCCGTACGCCTTCCCGCCGGTCACCTCGGCCTCGGCCACGCTCTCCACGGTCATCGCCACCGTGGCCTCCTCTCCGGCCGCCTACAAGACGGCCTCGCCGCCGGGCCCGCCGCCCTACGCTAAGCGGGCCCCATCCCCGGGGGCCTACAAGACCGCCACGCCGCCAGGCTACAAGCCGGGATCTCCCCCGGCTTTCCGCACGGGGACCCCGCCGGGCTACCGCGGGGCCTCCCCTCCCGCCGGCCCCGGGGCCTTCAAGCCGGGCTCCCCGGCCGTGGGCCCCCCGGGCCCGGGCGCCACCCCGGCTGCCGCTCCACCGCTCAGCGCGGCCCAGATCAAGCAGGAGCCAGCCGAGGAGTACGAGGCCCCTGACAGCCCCGCGCCCCCCGCCCGCAGCCCCTCGCCCGCACCCAAAGTGGTGGACGTGCCCAGCCACGCCAGCCAGTCGGCCCG GTTCAACAAGCACCTGGACCGCGGCTTCAACTCATGCGCGCGCAGCGACCTGTACTTCGTGCCGCTCGAGGGCTCCAAGCTCGCCAAGAAGCGCGCGGACCTGGTGGAGAAGGTGCGGCGCGAGGCCGAGCAGCGGGCGCGCGAGGAAAAGGAGCGCGAGCGCGAGCGGGAGCGCGAGAAGGAGCGCGAGCGCGAGAAGGAGCGCGAGCTCGAACGCAGCGTG AAGCTGGTTCAGGAGGGCCGTGCCCCGGTGGAGTGCCCATCCCTGGGCCCTGTGCCCCACCGCCCACCATTTGAGCCTGGCAGTGCAGTGGCCACAGTGCCGCCTTACCTGGGGCCTGACACTCCCGCCCTCCGCACACTCAGCGAGTATGCTCGGCCCCATGTCATGTCCCCTGGTAATCGTAACCATCCCTTCTATGTGCCCCTGGGTGCAGTGGACCCAGGGCTCTTGGGCTATAATGTCCCAGCCCTCTATAGCAGTGATCCAGCTGCTCGGGAAAGAGAGCGTGAAGCCCGAGAACGTGACCTTCGAGACCGCCTCAAGCCTGGCTTTGAGGTGAAACCTGGAGAGTTGGAGCCCCTGCATGGGGTCCCTGGGCCAGGCTTGGATCCCTTCCCTCGGCATGGGGGTCTGGCCTTGCAACCTGCCCCACCTGGCCTGCACCCTTTCCCCTTCCACCCGGGCCTAGGGCCCCTGGAGCGTGAGCGTCTGGCCCTGGCAGCTGGGCCAGCCCTTCGGCCAGACATGTCATATGCAGAGCGGCTAGCAGCTGAAAGGCAGCATGCCGAGAGGGTAGCGGCCCTGGGCAATGACCCCCTGGCCCGGCTGCAGATGCTCAATGTGACTCCCCATCACCACCAGCACTCCCACATCCACTCCCACCTGCATCTGCACCAGCAGGATGCCATCCATGCAG CCTCTGCCTCTGTGCATCCTCTTATCGACCCTCTGGCCTCAGGGTCCCATCTTACCAGGATCCCCTACCCAGCTGGGACCCTCCCCAACCCCCTCCTGCCTCACCCCCTGCATGAGAATGAGGTTCTTCGTCACCAGCTCTTCG CCACCCCTTATCGGGACCTGCCAGCCTCACTCTCAGCTCCCATGTCAGCAGCCCATCAGCTGCAGGCCATGCATGCCCAGTCTGCTGAGTTGCAGCGCCTGGCCCTGGAGCAGCAGCAGTGGTTACATGCGCACCACCCTCTGCACAGTGTGCCGCTGCCTGCCCAGGAGGACTACTACAG TCACCTGAAGAAGGAGAACGACAAGCCTCTGTAG
- the ATN1 gene encoding atrophin-1 isoform X2: MKTRQNKDSMSMRSGRKKEAPGPREELRLRGRASPGGVSTSSSDGKAEKSRQTAKKARAEECSTPKTSKQGRNEEISESESEETSAPKKTKTEDLPRPQSPSDLDSLDGRSLNDDASSDPRDIDQDNRSTSPSIYSPGSVENDSDSSSGLSQGPAHPYHPPPLFPPSPLPPDSNPRPPEPGFEPHSSVPATDYHSAMESPGPRMFQAPPGPPPHSQLYSGGSGGSILSGPPLGPKGGGAAPPVGPPGGAKQHPPPTTPISLSGPGAGGPPPKPPPTPGGVGNPPPAPPAPFPHVAPNLPPPPALRPLNNAPASSPGLGVQPLPGHLPSPHAMGQGMGGLAPGPDKGASLAPSPHPIPPVSSSAPAPPLRYPYASSCSSAVSSSSSSSSAGPPYPASQALPSYPHSFPPPTSLSVSSQPPKYTQPSLPSQAVWSQGPPPPPYGRLLANSSNAHPAPFPAPGSGQAGGHPQAHHHHQQQPPQAPPPPPPQQQAPQQHPTGGTAAPPAPGPYPHGLEGGAHHNHPYSLSPSLGPLRPFAPGPAHLPPPHGQGPGPYGSQAGPGAAVTAASSSSSSSSSSSSQGPYPCSHASPSQGPAGAAPYAFPPVTSASATLSTVIATVASSPAAYKTASPPGPPPYAKRAPSPGAYKTATPPGYKPGSPPAFRTGTPPGYRGASPPAGPGAFKPGSPAVGPPGPGATPAAAPPLSAAQIKQEPAEEYEAPDSPAPPARSPSPAPKVVDVPSHASQSARFNKHLDRGFNSCARSDLYFVPLEGSKLAKKRADLVEKVRREAEQRAREEKEREREREREKEREREKERELERSVKLVQEGRAPVECPSLGPVPHRPPFEPGSAVATVPPYLGPDTPALRTLSEYARPHVMSPGNRNHPFYVPLGAVDPGLLGYNVPALYSSDPAAREREREARERDLRDRLKPGFEVKPGELEPLHGVPGPGLDPFPRHGGLALQPAPPGLHPFPFHPGLGPLERERLALAAGPALRPDMSYAERLAAERQHAERVAALGNDPLARLQMLNVTPHHHQHSHIHSHLHLHQQDAIHAASASVHPLIDPLASGSHLTRIPYPAGTLPNPLLPHPLHENEVLRHQLFATPYRDLPASLSAPMSAAHQLQAMHAQSAELQRLALEQQQWLHAHHPLHSVPLPAQEDYYSHLKKENDKPL, translated from the exons ATGAAGACTCGACAGAACAAAGATTCA ATGTCAATGAGGAGTGGACGGAAGAAAGAGGCCCCTGGGCCAAGGGAAGAGCTGAGATTGAGGGGCCGGGCCTCCCCTGGTGGGGTCAGTACCTCCAGCAGTGATGGCAAAGCTGAGAAATCCAGGCAGACTGCCAAG AAGGCCCGAGCAGAAGAGTGCTCCACCCCAAAGACCAGCAAGCAGGGTCGTAATGAGGAGATCTCAGAGAGTGAAAGTGAGGAGACCAGTGCACCTAAGAAGACCAAAACTGAG GACCTCCCACGACCGCAGTCACCCTCTGATCTAGACAGCCTAGATGGTCGAAGTTTGAATGATGATGCCAGCAGTGACCCAAGGGACATTGACCAGGACAACCGAAGCACATCCCCTAGCATCTACAGCCCTGGAAGTGTGGAAAATGATTCTGACTCATCTTCTGGCTTATCCCAGGGTCCAGCCCACCCTTATCATCCACCCCCGCTCTTTCcaccctctcccctacccccagatAGCAACCCTCGCCCTCCAGAGCCTGGCTTTGAACCTCATTCCTCAGTGCCGGCCACTGACTACCACTCTGCCATGGAGTCCCCAGGCCCTCGGATGTTCCAGGCCCCACCTGGACCCCCACCTCATTCACAGCTCTATTCTGGGGGTTCTGGGGGTAGCATCTTGTCTGGGCCTCCCTTAGGTCCCAAAGGGGGAGGGGCTGCCCCTCCTGTAGGACCTCCTGGTGGAGCTAAACAACATCCTCCACCCACCACCCCCATTTCCCTATCAGGCCCCGGAGCTGGTGGACCACCTCCTAAGCCACCTCCCACTCCTGGTGGGGTGGGTAACCCACCTCCTGCACCTCCGGCCCCCTTTCCCCACGTGGCACCCAACCTTCCACCTCCACCCGCCCTTCGGCCCCTCAATAATGCCCCCGCCTCATCTCCTGGCCTTGGGGTCCAGCCACTGCCCGGgcacctcccttccccccatgccATGGGGCAAGGCATGGGCGGACTCGCCCCTGGCCCAGATAAAGGCGCCAGCCTGGCCCcttcaccccaccccatccctccgGTCTCTTCCTCGGCCCCCGCTCCCCCGCTGAGGTACCCCTATGCCTCCTCCTGCAGCTCAGCTGTCTCTTCCAGTTCATCCTCATCCTCCGCGGGGCCCCCGTACCCGGCCTCCCAGGCGCTGCCCAGTTACCCGCACTCCTTTCCGCCGCCCACCAGCCTCTCCGTCTCCAGCCAGCCTCCCAAGTACACCCAGCCCTCGCTGCCCTCCCAGGCCGTGTGGAGTCAGggcccccctcctcctccctacgGCCGGCTCCTGGCCAACAGCAGCAACGCCCACCCGGCTCCCTTCCCCGCGCCCGGCTCGGGTCAGGCCGGCGGCCACCCCCAGGcccaccatcaccaccagcagcagccgcCACAGGCCCCACCACCTCCGCCCCCGCAGCAGCAGGCCCCGCAGCAGCATCCGACTGGGGGCACCGCGGCCCCGCCCGCCCCCGGGCCCTACCCGCACGGCCTCGAGGGCGGCGCCCACCACAACCACCCCTACTCCCTGTCGCCGTCCCTGGGCCCCCTGCGGCCCTTCGCGCCCGGGCCAGCGCACCTGCCGCCGCCCCACGGCCAGGGCCCCGGCCCCTATGGCAGCCAGGCGGGCCCGGGCGCCGCCGTCACGGCCGCCTCGTCCTCGTCCAGCTCCTCGTCCTCGTCCTCGTCGCAGGGGCCCTACCCTTGCTCCCACGCGTCGCCCTCCCAGGGCCCCGCCGGGGCCGCCCCGTACGCCTTCCCGCCGGTCACCTCGGCCTCGGCCACGCTCTCCACGGTCATCGCCACCGTGGCCTCCTCTCCGGCCGCCTACAAGACGGCCTCGCCGCCGGGCCCGCCGCCCTACGCTAAGCGGGCCCCATCCCCGGGGGCCTACAAGACCGCCACGCCGCCAGGCTACAAGCCGGGATCTCCCCCGGCTTTCCGCACGGGGACCCCGCCGGGCTACCGCGGGGCCTCCCCTCCCGCCGGCCCCGGGGCCTTCAAGCCGGGCTCCCCGGCCGTGGGCCCCCCGGGCCCGGGCGCCACCCCGGCTGCCGCTCCACCGCTCAGCGCGGCCCAGATCAAGCAGGAGCCAGCCGAGGAGTACGAGGCCCCTGACAGCCCCGCGCCCCCCGCCCGCAGCCCCTCGCCCGCACCCAAAGTGGTGGACGTGCCCAGCCACGCCAGCCAGTCGGCCCG GTTCAACAAGCACCTGGACCGCGGCTTCAACTCATGCGCGCGCAGCGACCTGTACTTCGTGCCGCTCGAGGGCTCCAAGCTCGCCAAGAAGCGCGCGGACCTGGTGGAGAAGGTGCGGCGCGAGGCCGAGCAGCGGGCGCGCGAGGAAAAGGAGCGCGAGCGCGAGCGGGAGCGCGAGAAGGAGCGCGAGCGCGAGAAGGAGCGCGAGCTCGAACGCAGCGTG AAGCTGGTTCAGGAGGGCCGTGCCCCGGTGGAGTGCCCATCCCTGGGCCCTGTGCCCCACCGCCCACCATTTGAGCCTGGCAGTGCAGTGGCCACAGTGCCGCCTTACCTGGGGCCTGACACTCCCGCCCTCCGCACACTCAGCGAGTATGCTCGGCCCCATGTCATGTCCCCTGGTAATCGTAACCATCCCTTCTATGTGCCCCTGGGTGCAGTGGACCCAGGGCTCTTGGGCTATAATGTCCCAGCCCTCTATAGCAGTGATCCAGCTGCTCGGGAAAGAGAGCGTGAAGCCCGAGAACGTGACCTTCGAGACCGCCTCAAGCCTGGCTTTGAGGTGAAACCTGGAGAGTTGGAGCCCCTGCATGGGGTCCCTGGGCCAGGCTTGGATCCCTTCCCTCGGCATGGGGGTCTGGCCTTGCAACCTGCCCCACCTGGCCTGCACCCTTTCCCCTTCCACCCGGGCCTAGGGCCCCTGGAGCGTGAGCGTCTGGCCCTGGCAGCTGGGCCAGCCCTTCGGCCAGACATGTCATATGCAGAGCGGCTAGCAGCTGAAAGGCAGCATGCCGAGAGGGTAGCGGCCCTGGGCAATGACCCCCTGGCCCGGCTGCAGATGCTCAATGTGACTCCCCATCACCACCAGCACTCCCACATCCACTCCCACCTGCATCTGCACCAGCAGGATGCCATCCATGCAG CCTCTGCCTCTGTGCATCCTCTTATCGACCCTCTGGCCTCAGGGTCCCATCTTACCAGGATCCCCTACCCAGCTGGGACCCTCCCCAACCCCCTCCTGCCTCACCCCCTGCATGAGAATGAGGTTCTTCGTCACCAGCTCTTCG CCACCCCTTATCGGGACCTGCCAGCCTCACTCTCAGCTCCCATGTCAGCAGCCCATCAGCTGCAGGCCATGCATGCCCAGTCTGCTGAGTTGCAGCGCCTGGCCCTGGAGCAGCAGCAGTGGTTACATGCGCACCACCCTCTGCACAGTGTGCCGCTGCCTGCCCAGGAGGACTACTACAG TCACCTGAAGAAGGAGAACGACAAGCCTCTGTAG
- the C3H12orf57 gene encoding protein C10: protein MASGPAQAAALSAEQAKVVLAEVIQAFAAPENAVRMEEARDNACNDMGKMLQFVLPVATQIQQEVLKAYGFSCDGEGVLKFARLVKSYEAQDPEIASLSGKLKALFLPPMTLPPHGPGLGGSVAAS, encoded by the exons ATGGCGTCGGGCCCCGCGCAAGCCGCGGCTTTGAGCGCCGAGCAGGCTAAGG TGGTCCTGGCCGAGGTCATCCAGGCGTTCGCGGCCCCGGAGAACGCGGTGCGCATGGAAGAGGCTCGGGACAATGCTTGCAACGACATGGGCAAGATGCTGCAGTTCGTGCTTCCCGTGGCTACGCAGATCCAGCAGGAGGTCCTCAAAGCCTACGGCTTCAGCTGCGATGGGGAAG GTGTCCTGAAGTTCGCCAGGCTGGTGAAGTCCTATGAGGCTCAAGATCCCGAGATTGCCAGCCTGTCTGGGAAGTTGAAGGCCTTGTTTCTGCCGCCCATGACCCTGCCCCCCCATGGGCCCGGGTTAGGGGGCAGTGTGGCCGCCTCCTGA